Proteins found in one Thermaerobacter subterraneus DSM 13965 genomic segment:
- a CDS encoding SdpI family protein: MADGPGGPAVTFTGAGYRPETGGPGVAPGGGRPAPHQDGHGPGRDDRGRHDLEWLLLALAALATAAVYPRLPDQMVIHWNAAGQPDGWAPRAFAAWFGWATAAGTYLLLKVLPPIDPRRANYPRFAGAYRLVRLITVLFLLGVHAVVLMTGLGIPVAVDRVIGLGLGLMLIIMGNVMGQVRPNFFFGIRTPWTLSSEAVWRQTHRAGGWLFILAGLAIATTAFLPPSWTVPVILTSVIGVTMGTTVYSYLLWRRLNGADMG, from the coding sequence ATGGCTGATGGACCTGGCGGGCCCGCGGTGACCTTCACCGGCGCCGGGTACCGTCCGGAAACCGGTGGCCCGGGAGTGGCGCCGGGCGGTGGCCGTCCGGCTCCACACCAGGACGGCCACGGACCCGGCCGGGACGACCGCGGTCGCCACGACCTGGAATGGCTGCTCCTCGCCCTGGCGGCCCTGGCGACCGCCGCGGTCTACCCGCGCCTTCCGGATCAGATGGTGATCCACTGGAACGCAGCCGGGCAGCCAGACGGATGGGCTCCCAGGGCCTTCGCGGCGTGGTTCGGCTGGGCGACGGCGGCGGGCACGTACCTTCTGCTGAAGGTTCTTCCGCCCATCGACCCGCGCCGGGCCAACTACCCCCGGTTCGCAGGCGCCTACCGGCTGGTCCGGCTGATCACCGTCCTGTTCTTGCTGGGCGTCCACGCGGTGGTCCTCATGACCGGCCTCGGCATCCCCGTCGCCGTCGACCGGGTCATCGGCCTTGGCCTCGGCCTGATGCTGATCATCATGGGCAACGTCATGGGTCAAGTGCGCCCCAACTTCTTCTTCGGCATCCGCACGCCGTGGACGCTGTCCAGTGAGGCGGTGTGGCGCCAGACCCATCGTGCCGGGGGCTGGCTGTTCATCCTCGCGGGGCTGGCCATCGCGACGACCGCCTTCCTGCCGCCCAGCTGGACGGTGCCGGTGATCCTCACCAGCGTCATCGGGGTCACCATGGGAACGACGGTCTACTCGTATCTGCTCTGGCGGCGGTTGAACGGCGCCGACATGGGCTGA
- a CDS encoding autorepressor SdpR family transcription factor: MGEPQLVFKALADPTRRAILRLLRDRDLTAGEIAAHFPVTQASISHHLSLLKQAGLVLDERRGQHVVYSLNTTVFQEVIAWLMDLAGPR, from the coding sequence GTGGGTGAGCCCCAGCTGGTCTTCAAAGCCCTGGCGGACCCCACCCGCCGGGCCATCCTGCGGCTGCTCCGCGACCGCGACCTGACGGCTGGGGAGATCGCCGCCCACTTCCCGGTCACCCAGGCCAGCATCTCGCACCACCTTAGCCTTCTCAAGCAGGCGGGGCTGGTGTTGGACGAGCGGCGAGGCCAACACGTGGTGTACTCCCTCAACACCACGGTCTTCCAGGAGGTGATCGCATGGCTGATGGACCTGGCGGGCCCGCGGTGA
- a CDS encoding PadR family transcriptional regulator — protein MPARSRDETRGSQLLKGVLDMLLLALIAEQPRYGYQMVEELGRRGLHLVSEGSIYPVLARLERAGYVQGYFEPSPQGPPRKYYRTLPHGQQVLHRWVDEWHRFARGVDAVVAGQPAVGTAVPASGRGDSAPDPAIAFRGGVSR, from the coding sequence GTGCCCGCCCGTAGTCGGGACGAAACCCGCGGCAGCCAGTTGCTCAAAGGCGTACTTGACATGCTGCTTCTGGCCCTGATTGCCGAGCAGCCCCGTTACGGATACCAGATGGTGGAAGAACTCGGGCGGCGCGGGCTTCACCTCGTCAGCGAGGGAAGCATCTACCCTGTGCTCGCCCGCCTGGAGCGGGCCGGGTATGTCCAGGGATACTTCGAGCCCTCGCCACAGGGTCCGCCTCGCAAGTACTACCGCACCCTGCCCCACGGCCAGCAGGTTCTCCACCGTTGGGTAGACGAGTGGCACCGGTTCGCGCGCGGTGTGGACGCGGTGGTGGCGGGCCAGCCCGCGGTGGGCACAGCCGTACCGGCATCCGGACGCGGCGATTCCGCCCCGGACCCCGCCATCGCCTTCCGCGGCGGTGTGAGCCGGTGA